From a region of the Methylocystis hirsuta genome:
- a CDS encoding aldo/keto reductase — protein sequence MRSPLLDAAAASIGAATRQVALAWLLQRSPNILVIVGALSVEHFRDNLKATALEFSPDTINDRMRASTKMARTQSAASDGDLKERDNRNRTPATSPQRPPIAPGAPQTAS from the coding sequence TTGCGATCGCCCCTCCTGGACGCCGCAGCGGCGTCGATAGGCGCGGCGACCCGCCAGGTCGCACTCGCTTGGTTGCTGCAGCGTTCGCCCAACATTTTGGTTATCGTCGGCGCATTGTCGGTCGAACATTTTCGCGACAATCTCAAGGCGACGGCTTTGGAGTTCTCCCCAGACACAATAAACGATCGGATGCGCGCCTCGACGAAGATGGCGCGAACGCAATCCGCAGCGTCTGATGGCGACCTTAAGGAACGTGACAATCGCAATCGGACGCCGGCCACGAGCCCGCAACGGCCGCCGATCGCGCCAGGGGCGCCGCAGACCGCGAGCTAA
- a CDS encoding GNAT family N-acetyltransferase, with translation MAKKPTADLRIELLAEWHDRRGFSCGVENLDRYLKTQAGQDVRRRANVVFVLAAVAEPERILGYYTLCAMTVSQGEVPEAARKVIPRYPLVSATLIGRLAVAKDRQGQRLGAILLADALQRAFASASTVGSSMVVVDALDEAAAGFYAAHGFIRLPDSRRLVLPMVRAGGMNTKVTVGAFSSLRPGQGLGSGARSETIAYVWALWGKPVALLRYHFGSHA, from the coding sequence ATGGCGAAAAAGCCAACGGCCGATCTGCGAATTGAGTTGCTTGCCGAATGGCACGATCGACGAGGCTTCTCTTGTGGGGTCGAAAATCTCGACCGCTATTTGAAGACCCAGGCGGGACAGGACGTTCGCCGCCGGGCGAACGTCGTGTTTGTCTTGGCCGCGGTAGCCGAACCAGAGCGTATACTTGGCTACTATACGCTCTGCGCCATGACTGTTTCTCAAGGCGAAGTGCCCGAGGCCGCTCGAAAAGTCATTCCTCGATACCCGCTCGTCAGCGCGACGCTGATCGGTCGATTGGCAGTGGCGAAAGATCGCCAAGGCCAGCGCTTGGGCGCAATTCTTCTCGCCGACGCACTGCAGCGGGCGTTCGCGAGCGCCAGCACAGTGGGGTCTTCAATGGTGGTGGTCGACGCATTGGATGAAGCGGCGGCTGGATTTTATGCCGCCCACGGATTCATTCGCCTGCCAGATTCACGCAGATTGGTATTGCCGATGGTGCGCGCGGGCGGCATGAATACCAAAGTGACGGTTGGTGCGTTTTCAAGCCTACGTCCTGGGCAAGGACTCGGATCAGGCGCACGATCGGAGACAATAGCGTATGTTTGGGCGTTGTGGGGAAAGCCGGTAGCGCTCCTCCGCTACCATTTCGGCAGTCATGCGTGA
- a CDS encoding helix-turn-helix domain-containing protein, translated as MLDADERRLLGNFIRAHRERARPDVAGGRRRTPGLRREELAARAGISVTWCAWIEQGRAVQASPEALVRIAQALSLTPAERSYLFELAGRLDPEAAARPQEEAPASLRAIIGALEHPAYGLDCCWSAVCWNDPAAWLFRGWLDGDHQRNLLRFVFQESSARDLLPNWEDRARRLLAEFRADYGHMFRDGRVKQFVHALRRDSEFFSRAWDEQGVQYREGGLRAFRHSQQELLFEQHSYTPSDAPCYKLVALLPVG; from the coding sequence ATGCTCGACGCGGACGAAAGGCGACTTCTGGGAAACTTCATCCGCGCGCATCGGGAGCGGGCGCGGCCCGACGTTGCGGGTGGCAGACGGCGCACGCCAGGCTTGCGGAGGGAGGAACTGGCTGCGCGGGCCGGCATCAGCGTGACCTGGTGCGCCTGGATCGAACAGGGGCGCGCCGTCCAGGCGTCGCCCGAGGCTCTCGTCCGTATCGCGCAAGCGCTTTCGTTGACGCCGGCGGAGCGCTCTTATTTGTTCGAGCTCGCTGGACGGCTGGATCCTGAGGCGGCCGCGCGGCCGCAAGAGGAGGCGCCTGCGTCGTTACGCGCCATAATTGGCGCCCTCGAACACCCGGCCTATGGCCTGGACTGCTGCTGGAGCGCGGTTTGCTGGAATGACCCAGCCGCATGGCTCTTCCGGGGGTGGTTGGATGGAGACCATCAACGCAATCTGCTGCGCTTCGTTTTTCAGGAAAGCAGCGCGCGCGATCTTCTACCAAATTGGGAAGACCGAGCCCGGCGACTGCTCGCAGAATTTAGGGCGGACTATGGGCATATGTTTCGCGACGGACGGGTAAAGCAATTTGTGCACGCCCTACGACGTGACAGCGAATTCTTTTCGAGAGCGTGGGACGAGCAGGGGGTTCAGTATCGCGAGGGAGGGTTGCGAGCGTTCCGCCACTCGCAGCAGGAGCTATTGTTCGAGCAGCATTCCTACACGCCATCGGACGCTCCTTGTTACAAGCTCGTGGCGCTCCTCCCTGTGGGTTAG
- a CDS encoding ligase-associated DNA damage response exonuclease — protein sequence MTKDLIVLAAEGLYCPPGKFHIDPWRPAALAVITHGHSDHARWGSGAYLCHEDCAPILRRRLGDVRIETLRYGESRDIGEVRLSLHPAGHVIGSAQVRIERRGEIWVASGDYKLEADGVSAPFEPVRCDVFITESTFGLPIYRWRPQAEVMADINSWWAENARAGRASVMQAYGLGKAQRLLKHLDTKIGPIVCHGAIEPLNQIHRDLGIALPPTLNAGELDKAALSRCFALAPPHAVQSGWIRRFGDHSDAFASGWMRLRGNRRRRGVDQGFALSDHADWPGLLQAIAATGAERILVTHGSGEALSRYLRERGYDARPMATEYGDEEGEAEPNVDADTDGA from the coding sequence ATGACCAAGGATCTGATCGTTCTCGCCGCGGAGGGCCTCTACTGCCCTCCTGGGAAATTCCACATCGACCCCTGGCGCCCGGCGGCTCTGGCGGTGATCACGCACGGCCATTCCGATCACGCGCGATGGGGTAGCGGCGCCTATCTCTGTCACGAGGATTGCGCGCCGATTCTGCGCAGACGACTCGGCGACGTTCGCATCGAGACGCTGCGTTACGGCGAAAGCCGGGACATCGGCGAAGTGCGGCTCTCGCTGCATCCCGCCGGCCATGTCATCGGCTCGGCGCAGGTGCGCATCGAGCGCCGGGGCGAGATCTGGGTCGCCTCCGGCGACTACAAGCTGGAAGCGGATGGCGTCAGTGCGCCTTTTGAGCCTGTCCGGTGCGATGTCTTCATCACCGAATCGACCTTCGGTCTGCCGATTTATCGCTGGCGCCCGCAAGCCGAAGTGATGGCCGACATCAATTCATGGTGGGCGGAAAATGCGCGCGCGGGACGCGCCAGCGTCATGCAGGCATATGGACTCGGCAAGGCGCAGCGCCTGCTCAAACATCTCGACACGAAGATCGGACCGATCGTTTGCCACGGCGCGATCGAACCGCTCAATCAGATTCATCGCGATCTCGGCATAGCGCTGCCGCCCACGCTCAACGCCGGCGAACTCGACAAAGCGGCGCTTTCGCGCTGCTTTGCGCTGGCGCCGCCCCATGCCGTGCAAAGCGGATGGATTCGACGGTTTGGCGATCATTCTGACGCCTTCGCCAGTGGATGGATGCGGCTGCGCGGCAATCGGCGACGCCGCGGCGTCGATCAAGGCTTCGCGCTTTCGGATCATGCCGACTGGCCGGGGCTCTTGCAGGCGATCGCCGCGACCGGCGCGGAGCGAATCCTTGTCACCCATGGAAGCGGGGAGGCGCTTTCGCGCTATTTGCGCGAAAGGGGATATGACGCTCGGCCGATGGCGACCGAATATGGCGATGAGGAGGGCGAGGCGGAGCCGAACGTCGATGCCGACACAGACGGCGCATGA
- a CDS encoding class I SAM-dependent methyltransferase — MNRPHENVVEAQFGPRAKAYVESAVHADGEDLKALEEIVAAIRPKHALDLGAGGGHVSYRVARFADRVSAVDLSSEMLAAVSATAREKGLSNITTVRASVEALPFADGAFDFLACRYSAHHWRHFDAGLREARRVLKKGSQAVFVDVCAPASPLFDTHLQAVELLRDASHVRNYTLAEWAAALSNAGFAIDRLQTSQLRMDFPIWTARMRTPDENVLAIRSLQVAASGTTKAHFEIESDGSFAIGVMFVSVKAEER, encoded by the coding sequence ATGAACAGACCCCACGAAAACGTGGTTGAAGCGCAGTTCGGACCCCGCGCCAAAGCCTATGTCGAGAGCGCGGTTCACGCGGACGGGGAGGACCTGAAAGCCCTCGAAGAGATCGTCGCGGCGATCCGTCCTAAGCACGCCCTCGACCTTGGAGCCGGCGGCGGCCACGTCTCGTATCGAGTGGCGCGCTTTGCCGATCGGGTGTCTGCGGTCGACCTGTCGAGCGAGATGCTCGCTGCGGTCTCGGCGACCGCGCGAGAAAAGGGTCTATCGAACATCACGACCGTGAGAGCGTCTGTGGAGGCCTTGCCGTTCGCCGACGGCGCCTTCGATTTTCTGGCGTGCCGTTACTCAGCGCATCACTGGCGCCACTTCGACGCGGGCCTGCGCGAGGCCCGGCGCGTCTTGAAAAAGGGAAGCCAAGCGGTTTTTGTCGACGTCTGTGCGCCCGCATCGCCGCTCTTCGATACGCATCTGCAAGCCGTCGAGCTGCTCCGCGACGCCTCTCATGTGCGAAACTACACACTGGCCGAATGGGCCGCCGCCTTGTCCAACGCCGGCTTCGCGATCGATCGCCTTCAAACGTCGCAGCTGCGCATGGACTTCCCCATTTGGACGGCGCGGATGCGAACGCCAGACGAAAATGTTCTGGCGATCCGCTCCTTGCAAGTCGCTGCCTCAGGGACAACGAAAGCGCATTTTGAGATTGAGTCCGACGGCTCCTTCGCAATTGGCGTTATGTTCGTCAGCGTGAAAGCAGAGGAGCGTTGA
- a CDS encoding NADPH-dependent FMN reductase, which produces MRILGISGSLRTASSNSATLRAMALLAPPFVDFVLYDGLASLPHFNPDLDRADASQPPPCEVCALRKSIGQSDGVVIASPEYAHGVPGSLKNALDWLVGSVEFPGKPVAVINTSPRAIHADAQLREILTTMSAKLIEMGPIAVPYDAKEIAFGLTLSDKLRAALSDLIEAMQDP; this is translated from the coding sequence ATGCGGATATTGGGGATTTCCGGCAGTTTGCGAACCGCATCCTCGAACAGTGCGACCCTAAGGGCGATGGCTTTGCTCGCGCCTCCTTTCGTCGACTTTGTTCTCTACGACGGGCTTGCAAGCCTGCCGCATTTCAATCCGGATCTCGATCGCGCCGACGCGTCTCAACCTCCTCCCTGCGAAGTTTGCGCGCTACGCAAAAGCATTGGTCAAAGCGACGGCGTCGTGATCGCATCGCCAGAATACGCGCACGGCGTTCCGGGCTCTCTAAAGAACGCACTCGATTGGCTCGTCGGGAGCGTCGAATTTCCCGGCAAGCCTGTTGCGGTGATCAATACGTCGCCGCGCGCAATCCATGCAGACGCACAACTTCGAGAAATCCTGACCACCATGTCAGCTAAACTCATTGAGATGGGGCCAATAGCCGTCCCTTATGACGCGAAAGAGATCGCGTTCGGTCTAACTTTGTCGGACAAGCTTCGCGCCGCCTTGTCCGATCTCATCGAGGCGATGCAAGACCCCTGA
- a CDS encoding ParB-like protein, with amino-acid sequence MDAAARNVSVKLAQLRPTQIAVGYEAVDAKRLKWRALSAGEKLRFLASHPFPAVYGPGAQYFLIDGHHMALALLQERVDLVSVRQIEDLSALDANQFFVALRKRGLICSSGAPQTLSELPRALQDLADDPFRSLIARLRRDCGCPKDHAPFAEFRWADFLRVHIKLDLHRSDPALAIKAAKRLIRDAWCKDPCAECRCTEEAVS; translated from the coding sequence ATGGATGCGGCCGCGAGAAATGTTTCAGTCAAGCTTGCTCAGCTGCGACCGACCCAGATTGCGGTCGGATATGAGGCGGTCGACGCCAAGCGTTTGAAGTGGCGAGCCTTGTCGGCTGGAGAAAAACTCCGTTTTCTCGCGTCTCACCCTTTTCCTGCTGTATACGGACCTGGCGCGCAATATTTCCTGATTGATGGTCACCACATGGCTCTCGCGCTTCTTCAGGAGAGAGTCGACTTGGTTTCAGTGCGTCAAATCGAAGATCTGTCCGCCCTCGATGCAAACCAGTTTTTCGTGGCGCTACGGAAACGCGGCTTAATTTGCTCTAGCGGCGCGCCGCAGACCCTTTCGGAGTTGCCGCGCGCGCTTCAGGACTTGGCGGACGATCCCTTCCGGAGCCTGATAGCCCGCCTGCGTCGGGACTGCGGATGCCCGAAGGATCATGCGCCTTTCGCCGAATTTCGCTGGGCCGATTTCCTGCGCGTCCATATCAAACTCGATTTACATCGAAGTGACCCTGCCCTCGCGATCAAAGCAGCCAAAAGGCTGATTCGCGACGCGTGGTGCAAAGACCCATGCGCTGAATGCCGCTGCACGGAAGAAGCGGTATCATAG
- a CDS encoding carboxymuconolactone decarboxylase has protein sequence MAQLPFDPSTLSPADRARYDRMVERRKAQGAGFGGPYAALMNHPQLCEKIEDLGYYLKFQGHLPRAVYQFVVLFVARRTGAAFEWADHVQHAEAAGVPSSLISALERGEDLSAIASSPYDLVTAVLTSTLSWQNIPQSVQDKAIKAFGVEGFIELVVLSGFYQMFSAINQGFHVALPPGVEKPFK, from the coding sequence ATGGCTCAGTTGCCTTTTGATCCTTCGACGCTGTCGCCGGCGGATCGTGCGCGCTACGACCGCATGGTCGAACGGCGGAAGGCGCAAGGCGCAGGCTTCGGCGGTCCCTACGCCGCGCTGATGAACCATCCGCAGCTGTGCGAAAAGATCGAGGACCTTGGCTATTATTTGAAGTTCCAGGGCCATCTGCCCCGCGCGGTCTATCAGTTCGTCGTGCTGTTCGTCGCGCGTCGGACCGGGGCCGCCTTCGAATGGGCTGATCATGTTCAGCACGCCGAAGCGGCGGGCGTTCCATCTTCGTTGATCAGCGCCCTGGAAAGAGGCGAAGACTTAAGCGCGATCGCTTCATCGCCCTATGATCTCGTCACCGCGGTGCTGACGTCGACATTGTCCTGGCAAAATATTCCGCAGAGCGTTCAGGACAAAGCCATCAAGGCGTTTGGCGTCGAAGGGTTTATCGAACTCGTCGTCCTGTCCGGTTTTTATCAGATGTTTTCGGCGATCAACCAGGGGTTCCACGTCGCATTGCCGCCAGGCGTCGAGAAGCCGTTCAAGTAA
- a CDS encoding IS630 family transposase (programmed frameshift), translated as MKRYAVRLSGEERAHLEAMLRKGKHGAKTLVKAHILLKADVSEAGEGLSDGEIIEQLETSASMVYRVRKQLVEEGFAAVLTRKPHTRPSVPRIFDGEKEARLIALSCSTPPKGYARWTLRLLEKKVVELEIVETASDSTIGRVLKKHSKPHRKQQWVIPPQADASFVAAMEDVLDVYQRPHDPARPVVCLDETSKQLLKETRAPIAMRKGQPRRVDYEYERNGTASIFMIFAPLEGRRDAIVTERHTAIDYAHALKHVADEMFPRAEKIVLVQDNLNTHKPASLYQAFAPQEARRLTERFEWHYTPKHGSWLDMAESELSVLSSQCLDRRIGDLATLRDEVAAWVAARNKHQAKADWQFTADDARVKLKSLYPIFPFKIVESAH; from the exons GTGAAGCGGTATGCGGTGCGCTTGAGCGGCGAGGAGCGGGCGCATCTGGAAGCCATGCTGCGCAAGGGCAAGCATGGGGCGAAGACGCTGGTAAAGGCTCATATTTTGCTGAAGGCGGACGTTTCCGAGGCGGGCGAAGGCTTGAGCGACGGCGAGATCATCGAACAATTGGAGACGAGCGCGTCGATGGTCTATCGGGTGCGCAAGCAGCTCGTAGAGGAAGGCTTCGCCGCGGTCTTGACGCGCAAGCCGCACACGCGTCCCTCCGTGCCGCGGATTTTTGACGGCGAGAAGGAAGCCAGGCTGATAGCCTTGTCCTGCTCGACGCCGCCGAAAGGCTATGCGCGCTGGACGTTGCGGCTGCTGGAAAAGAAAGTCGTCGAGCTCGAAATCGTCGAGACGGCGAGCGACAGCACGATCGGTCGTGTCTTAAAAAAACATTCT AAACCCCATCGCAAGCAGCAGTGGGTGATTCCCCCGCAGGCCGACGCCAGCTTCGTCGCGGCGATGGAGGACGTGCTCGACGTTTATCAGCGTCCGCATGATCCCGCGCGGCCGGTGGTCTGTCTCGACGAAACCTCGAAGCAGCTGTTGAAGGAGACACGCGCGCCCATTGCAATGCGGAAAGGCCAGCCGCGGCGTGTCGATTATGAATATGAGCGCAACGGAACCGCCAGCATCTTCATGATCTTCGCGCCGCTCGAGGGACGGCGGGATGCCATCGTAACCGAGCGTCACACGGCGATCGATTACGCCCATGCGCTCAAGCATGTGGCGGACGAGATGTTTCCACGCGCCGAAAAGATCGTACTCGTCCAGGACAATCTGAACACGCACAAGCCTGCGTCGCTTTACCAGGCATTTGCGCCGCAGGAAGCGCGCCGCCTGACCGAGCGCTTCGAATGGCATTACACGCCGAAGCACGGAAGCTGGCTCGACATGGCAGAGAGCGAGCTCAGCGTTCTCTCCTCGCAATGTCTCGACCGGCGTATCGGCGATTTGGCCACCCTGCGCGACGAGGTCGCGGCCTGGGTCGCCGCCCGCAACAAGCATCAAGCCAAGGCCGACTGGCAGTTCACAGCCGACGACGCCCGCGTCAAACTCAAATCCCTCTACCCAATCTTCCCGTTCAAAATCGTTGAATCGGCCCACTAG
- a CDS encoding MAPEG family protein: protein MTGLLTPVFVLVSLTFTLLFWLGGSRYLSIRNREVRISDIALGQPAWPRRLTQIDRAYHNQFELPLVFYALVCLVIVTGAQPAGFRFLEWQFVILRLAHAYVHVTSNQLRARFLLFAAGAMTLLAMWVLFGVHLLSSGN from the coding sequence ATGACGGGGCTTCTGACGCCCGTTTTTGTGCTTGTCTCATTGACCTTCACATTGCTGTTCTGGTTGGGAGGATCACGCTATTTGAGCATCCGAAATCGGGAGGTGAGAATTTCGGATATTGCGCTAGGCCAGCCGGCATGGCCGCGTCGTCTGACTCAGATTGATCGCGCCTATCACAACCAGTTCGAGCTTCCCCTCGTATTTTATGCGCTCGTGTGCCTCGTCATCGTCACCGGCGCGCAACCCGCGGGCTTCCGATTTCTCGAGTGGCAATTCGTGATCCTGCGTCTTGCCCATGCCTATGTTCACGTGACATCGAACCAGCTGCGCGCAAGATTCTTGCTCTTTGCCGCGGGGGCGATGACGCTGCTCGCGATGTGGGTCCTATTTGGCGTCCACCTTTTAAGCAGCGGCAATTAG
- a CDS encoding NAD-dependent epimerase/dehydratase family protein, whose product MSTDVTVFGFGPVGRETTRRLLAQGVSVRVAQRHAPPDLPQGANFIACDVLDAEAVRRTTEGAQQIVVAVGFPYAGDVWRVAWPRAMTNFVSACAATRARMVFVDNLYMYGPQNAPLREDMPLVPFGVKPAVRVEATRIWMAAAEAGRIRATALRASDFYGPGVTLSHLGANAFGAIAKSKRAFLLAPPDAQRDFAYVPDVARGVVTLLDAPDDAYGHAWHLPCAPTRTPREILTLGAQALDRAPRFFALPLASLPVLGLGLPLLREMTEMRFLWDRPYRVDAQKFSSRFWSDPTPLEVGAAATARSFVDGG is encoded by the coding sequence ATGAGCACCGATGTTACGGTCTTCGGCTTCGGCCCGGTGGGACGGGAGACGACGCGGCGGCTTCTCGCGCAAGGCGTTTCCGTTCGCGTCGCGCAACGCCACGCACCGCCTGATTTACCCCAAGGCGCGAATTTCATCGCTTGCGACGTCCTGGACGCTGAGGCTGTCCGTCGGACAACTGAGGGTGCGCAGCAAATCGTGGTAGCGGTCGGATTTCCCTATGCGGGCGACGTCTGGCGCGTCGCCTGGCCGCGCGCAATGACGAATTTTGTTAGCGCCTGCGCGGCGACGCGCGCCCGCATGGTGTTTGTCGATAATCTTTACATGTATGGTCCGCAAAATGCGCCCTTGCGCGAGGACATGCCCCTTGTTCCTTTCGGCGTGAAGCCGGCCGTTCGCGTCGAGGCGACCCGTATCTGGATGGCGGCGGCGGAAGCTGGACGAATCCGGGCGACGGCTTTACGCGCCTCAGATTTTTATGGACCCGGCGTCACCTTATCTCATTTGGGCGCGAACGCCTTCGGCGCAATCGCCAAAAGCAAGCGCGCCTTTTTGCTCGCGCCGCCAGACGCGCAGCGCGACTTTGCTTATGTTCCCGACGTCGCGCGTGGGGTCGTCACACTGCTCGACGCGCCAGACGACGCTTACGGCCACGCTTGGCACCTCCCCTGCGCGCCGACGCGCACGCCGCGTGAAATCCTAACTCTTGGCGCCCAGGCGCTCGATCGCGCGCCACGTTTTTTTGCCTTGCCGCTTGCATCGCTTCCGGTCCTTGGGCTGGGCCTCCCTCTATTGCGGGAAATGACTGAGATGCGGTTTCTTTGGGATCGCCCGTACCGTGTCGATGCGCAAAAGTTTTCGTCGCGCTTTTGGTCCGACCCGACGCCGCTCGAGGTAGGAGCGGCGGCGACAGCTCGATCTTTTGTCGACGGCGGTTGA
- a CDS encoding DUF1778 domain-containing protein: MARAAQLERRKLTDFCMTALTEAARKTIAEHETLVLSDRDRGVFFDALIDPPVLSEQLQRAFAEHKRRVTR; encoded by the coding sequence ATCGCACGCGCCGCACAGCTCGAGCGGCGGAAGTTGACGGATTTTTGCATGACGGCGCTGACCGAAGCTGCGCGGAAGACGATTGCAGAACACGAGACTCTCGTGCTTTCGGACCGCGATCGGGGCGTTTTTTTCGATGCTCTCATAGACCCGCCTGTGTTGAGCGAGCAACTTCAGCGTGCGTTTGCTGAACACAAGCGCAGGGTCACGCGGTGA
- a CDS encoding thiamine pyrophosphate-binding protein, with the protein MKLGVDFILETLAREGLDHVFMVPGGLVDPFLPAFGRQEALTPIVAAQEGGAAYMADGYARASGNFGAALCIGGPGLTNTVTAVATAQSDGSPLLLMSGEVATVLEGLGVFQDASPQTLDDVAIMKPMTRYSSSIDNPKNMPHLFEHALLQLRTRPAAPVHLSLPGDCLAAEISVTHSPIDRALIDYNALSMTAAESSLHHFYGGSGGKPPVKIAILAGAGVEHSKAANALKEFAETWRVPVATTLRGKGVFPEDHPLSLGVFGYAGTHHSRAALMDPSLDLLIILGSGLNERDTMHWALQVKPNRTICVNLLPSAIGTHVQDGGIVGSCGAYLRYLLDQSDKLRAALEPTLSARTAWMSEIRSQPRLQDPENCESDAVPIHPARVIGELRKAFPRDGVLVVDSGAHRAFAGHYWEAYEPKTYVSATNLGPMGWAIGAAIGVQCAQPRRRVAVVTGDGCMRMGGMEIATAARYQLPVIYVVINNAALGNVWLRAHGLGPTPDEMTRLPDHDWAGFAQALGSRAETVRSPGDLAGAFERALQGEGPCLIDVKADKAFTTPVKDWAEAIAAYSYHE; encoded by the coding sequence ATGAAGCTGGGGGTCGATTTCATCCTCGAAACGCTGGCGCGCGAAGGACTCGACCATGTGTTCATGGTGCCCGGCGGCCTCGTCGATCCTTTTCTGCCGGCTTTCGGAAGACAGGAAGCGCTGACGCCGATCGTGGCGGCGCAAGAAGGCGGCGCCGCCTATATGGCGGACGGCTATGCGCGCGCGAGCGGAAATTTCGGCGCCGCGCTCTGCATCGGCGGACCGGGTCTTACCAATACCGTCACCGCGGTGGCGACCGCGCAGTCCGACGGTTCGCCGCTTCTTCTGATGAGCGGCGAAGTGGCGACTGTCCTCGAGGGCTTGGGCGTATTTCAGGACGCAAGCCCCCAGACGCTGGACGACGTTGCGATCATGAAGCCGATGACGCGCTATTCCTCATCAATCGACAATCCAAAGAATATGCCGCATTTGTTTGAACACGCGCTGCTACAGCTTCGTACCCGTCCTGCCGCGCCGGTGCACCTCTCATTGCCAGGCGACTGCCTCGCCGCGGAGATTTCCGTCACCCATTCTCCGATTGACCGGGCGCTGATTGACTATAACGCGCTGTCGATGACGGCCGCCGAGTCGTCGCTCCATCATTTTTATGGTGGCTCTGGCGGCAAGCCGCCCGTCAAGATCGCCATACTGGCCGGCGCGGGCGTCGAACACTCGAAAGCCGCCAATGCGCTGAAGGAATTCGCCGAGACTTGGCGCGTCCCCGTCGCGACGACGCTGCGCGGAAAGGGCGTCTTCCCGGAGGACCATCCGCTTTCGCTCGGCGTCTTCGGCTATGCGGGGACGCACCACTCCCGCGCCGCGCTGATGGACCCTTCGCTCGATCTGCTGATCATTCTGGGGTCGGGATTGAATGAGCGCGACACGATGCATTGGGCGCTGCAAGTCAAACCCAATAGAACGATCTGCGTGAATTTGCTGCCCTCCGCGATCGGGACGCATGTCCAGGACGGCGGGATCGTTGGCAGCTGCGGCGCCTATCTTCGCTATCTGCTCGATCAGAGCGACAAGTTGCGCGCGGCTCTCGAGCCGACGCTCTCCGCGCGCACGGCTTGGATGTCCGAGATCCGCTCCCAGCCGCGCCTGCAGGATCCGGAAAACTGCGAGAGCGACGCGGTTCCGATTCATCCCGCCCGCGTCATCGGCGAGCTGAGAAAGGCCTTTCCGCGCGACGGCGTTCTGGTGGTGGATTCCGGCGCGCATCGCGCCTTCGCCGGCCATTACTGGGAAGCATACGAACCCAAAACCTATGTATCCGCCACGAATCTCGGGCCGATGGGCTGGGCGATCGGCGCTGCGATCGGCGTGCAATGCGCGCAGCCGCGCCGTCGCGTGGCGGTCGTCACGGGCGATGGGTGCATGCGCATGGGCGGCATGGAAATCGCCACCGCGGCGCGTTACCAGCTGCCGGTGATCTACGTCGTCATCAACAATGCCGCGCTCGGCAATGTCTGGTTGCGCGCGCATGGACTCGGTCCAACGCCCGACGAAATGACGCGATTGCCGGATCACGACTGGGCGGGTTTTGCGCAGGCCTTGGGCTCTCGCGCCGAAACCGTGCGCTCTCCGGGCGATCTTGCCGGCGCATTCGAGAGAGCGTTGCAGGGAGAAGGCCCATGCCTCATCGACGTCAAAGCCGACAAGGCCTTCACGACTCCGGTCAAGGATTGGGCCGAGGCCATCGCGGCCTATTCCTACCACGAGTGA